From the genome of Medicago truncatula cultivar Jemalong A17 chromosome 2, MtrunA17r5.0-ANR, whole genome shotgun sequence:
AagtagttgttcaaataacataccTCTATTACATATTCTAATtttaataagagaaatgatatgtgaacaaccattttttgacaacttttgtgacagctttctctctcatactcacattgcccttctattctctctctctctctctctctctctctctctctctattgttttgatttttgtgccactacctaaatttctttgtataatttgATTGTCTAACAAGTTGTTACaagaaatggttgttcaaataacatttctcttttaataATAACAATGCTATGCTATTGGAAAACGCAAATACGACACCTAGATACTGGCCACCATACTTATATGGTGAACAATATTGTTTTCTAAgaatgtttttttaaacaaacaaacttttttaATACATAGGATTtttatgactcaaaatttgaattgtgtCGATAAGAAATTTTACTATTcattaactaaaaaaatgtagGTTGTTAAAAACTTCTTTAACATAAATCTCATTAACCAATTTTATTACTCCATTAACCATGACAACTTATTTTATATAGTTTCagaaaaatgatagaaatatataggctaaattgcatttttggtcccacaactatttaggtagtatcgttttggtcccttaattaaaattcgatttattttggtcccttaacttctctcttacacattttggtcatttccgttagttttaattcaaaaacgtgttttcttaattttcttctgaaattttttcaaaattcttgttgttgaaggttatggagatgatatgaagatgaaaaagaggagaagaagatgaataaaatCTAACGTTTTTCAATTAAAACTAACGCCTTTCTAGACGAACATTTCTTCTACATGAAGGTCAACTTACAAGTGTCGTTGTTTCCAAGGTGAGATACTCCACCTTCTTCATGCTCCCGACAAGACACTACCAGTGCACCCATATTGCTCGCCAAGACTTGTCATATCCCACACACCCTGAACATACAAACATTGTAAGAGTGAGTGATGTGTCTTACCTCACAAGTAAGTGAATAATTAATTGGAAAGATATTTTTTATCCCAAATATGACCTAATGAGTTTGGATAGAAGGCCAAATCTCCTAGGTGATTGTGGCTATACGAAGAGGTAACCTAGGAGGCAAAAAAGATATGATTTCTTAGACATAAAAACAATGTATTTCCATTACACGTTTCCTTGATGCTTTACTCTAAAAGTTAAGGGGTGAATCGTCTCTCctatatatgtttatatttgtGAACAACAATATTCTAAACTAATATAATCATTGCATGAAAGCAATCAAGAAGTTGTTATAAAAAACAAGTAATGTGTatacaaaatgaaagaaatagtCTATAGAATGATACCAATAGAAGAACAACACCTCATTGTGCTCCAACCAAGAGATGAAAACTGATAAAATGATGTCGATAACACTGCCAAAAAAGTTATAAAGCAGACATGTTTTGGGAGCGGTGATCGTATATCAATGAGTCAcgaaaatatgtgaaatttgGAATGGATCAGAAGAAAATCCAGTGCATTGAATATAGATTAGATTCATTGGACGtttatcattcaagtattgtGTGTCGTGCACAAAATTGCCACCGCCTATGTTTCTAAATATATaaacccttttaaaaaaaaaaatcttaaggACCTATTTCAAATATTCATTAGTAttaattttcctttatttctaattatgttatattttttttgtacaacttgTAACAAATGTTATGATGATATGAATACAAAAAAATAGTATGATTGAAACGTGAACTAATTCTCTCTCTTGAACAAGGACTAGACACCTCAACAAGCCTCCAACGGTTATAGCTTACTGCTCTACAATTTTAAAGCCTAAAGGCTCATACAAATACTCACGTACTCAACTTTAAACATTAAGAGAATTATTTGCAAGAAAAGAATTAAGCTATTCAAGCTCAAAACATTCTCTTCATTTCACCAATATTCTTCAAATCCTTACAAATATGAGGATAATCTATTTAGAGTGTGCAACATACAACTTTCTATTGTTAGGTACTAGAGTAACGCAATAATATTACACAACTAAAAATAAAGATGAGAAACTTAATGTTTTCTATATGTATAATTATCTCTATGCAGATTATATAATGAATACAAATTAAATAGTTtctgtcccgtgagcatagctcagttgacaggacaaaacattattatatgtaggggttggagttcaaaccccggataccccacttattcaccttataaggtgaattctagccactagccTCTATGCATATTagctattattattattattattattattctatttacAAGGTCAAAAGAAACTTATTTTCTTCCTTAGAATTTCTACGGTAAAAAAACTTTACCATAGTTTATTTAGTAAATCGGTTGTAGGTGTTCGCCACTTCCATCACTTAAATGTGACTTTACTTACATTCTCACAATCTTCCACTAAGTCATTTTGTGAACTTTCCATCATAagaaggtaaaaaaaattgaaattcctaGTTGGTATTtgaaattcttatatttttctataggaaaatacttcataaaatcCATTCTTTTTGAAAGCTCTCCAAATTTATCATCATTACATAAAATGATATCAATTACTCTCTAAAATTACAACACATCAAACAATTCCCTCATCTAAATACACTATCTTCTAAGGTAATTGCTCAATAAACCTCTCAAAATGCTCACATTTTCAGAAAAGGTAACCGTTGAGGATTACAATCCAATAAGATTTTACTAACAAAAAATCTCCATCAAGAGTTACAACTCAATCGGTCGAAGACTTTGAGGGGATTATAAAGCAATCACCCTCATCCAAATGCACTCGAATAGATACATGACAGAAGGCCTAGCTCATTGCATCAAtggttaatttaataaataaataataacattcAAGAatacaatatttgatttgatttctttAGAATGTGTAAGTGGTTTACTAAAATAGTTTTCTTAAATTTGAATGATTAAGCATACACATAAATTTTCCAATGCATGTAAAAGGTTTTTGCTTGGAACTATATGAATAGATATACTAATCAACAATATGAATATTAGGTGAAAACAGAATGGAAAATATGCAATATCATATAACCTTTATATTCATAAAGCTCCATATTCAAGTAGTATTGGAATGACATATAAATTGAAATACTacaataactaaataaaatcaagaacagAAACATTAAACAAAAGCCAGTAAAAATCAATGTTATTTAAAGCCACTTTCTCATCAATCCAAGGAGAAATAATTTCAGTTGTAAGaatccatcttcatcttctcaaaCTCCACTTTTTTGTTCTTGGATACATGTAGAAGAAGATCACATACTTGCCTTGATGATGGCCTCTTCATTGGTGTAGTTTTGGTGCACTGTATAGCTATTTCAAGCACTTGAAATGCTGCAAACTCTTCATAAGGTAAAAGAGGTTTGAGCTCAGGATCTACGAGTTCCTCGCGTTCAGTTCCTTTCATGTTAATGCGCATCTCCACCCATCTCACCATGTCTACACTTCCTCTAAATGCTGCATCAGTTGGTAATTTACCACTAACAAGTTCCATAAGCACGACTCCCATGCTGTATACATCGCTTTTCTCTGTTGCCTTCAAAGAGTATCCAAATTCTGAAAATAGGCAAATGTGAATCATATGGTAAtagttaagaaaaaataaaatcacgtTTAAAAACCAAACTCAACAGATCGATTATTTGAGCTGTTCGATTGCAGTTTTGTCCCAGTTCAAGTGGTTTAAAGCAATTGAACCATGACCTGTAGGTCTTGCCAGTTCGTTGTCCAGCTCAGTCTTTAAGATGTTGATAAAATTAGAAGAACCAAAACAATTTAAATCAATGGTATATATGATCATTACCTGGAGCAATGTAACCATAAGATCCTGCGAAACAAGAAGTAGACTCGGTATTAGAATCAAGATTCTCAACGATTGCTTTCGCCAATCCAAAATCTCCCAAGTGTGCATCCATATTGGAATCTAACAATATATTGCTGGATTTGATATCCCGGTGAATGATCTTTGGCACACAATCATGATGAAGGTACTCCATTCCTTGAGCTAACCCCAAAGCAATTTTGAACCGTGTGTCCCAATCAAGGCTTCTCCTTAACTTGAGAGCATTTCCATGTAACCAATCCCAAACACTTCCATTCTCCATGAACTCATATATCAACAGATTGCAACCATTTCCTTTGTGTCTATTGCTACAACAACCAACCAGTTTCACCAAATGTCTATGCTTAATCCTCCCTAAAGTCTTCACTTCTCTTATAAAGCTTTTATGCAACAGATATTCGTCTTTCAATGAAATCTTCTTGACAGCAACAGTCTCACCGGTAGGCAATTCAACTCTGTAGACTGTTCCAGAACCTCCAGAACCGATTATGAATTCATCACTCAAATTGTTTGTAGCATCCATGATTTCTTGCCACCTGTATTCTCTCCGTCCACCTGTACTTAAAGGGAACAACGGCCGTTTCTGCACCTGTGATGAAGTGGAGGAGAAAACACACTCTAATTCACTGCCTTTCTTCAGAAGTTCTTGCCTATTTCTCAAGAAGATTTTCACTGCAAGAACAAGTAGTGCAATTGCAGCTAGAGTTGACAAGGCAGAGATTATAATCACTGATTTCTCACTTAACCTCGATAGCCTATTACGGGAAGCACCACAGCTACCAAGAGAGGCTCCACAAAGATGAAGGTTCCCTACAAATGCCTCGTAAGGCCAGCGGGAGAATCGCTTATTCAATGCACCTTGAAAGTTATTATAAGAGATATCCAGCTTTTCCAAGCTAATCATTTCACCGATGTTTGAAGGAACTTCTCCAGTGAGTTGATTGTGAGATAGATCAAGTGCTTCCAATTTCGCCAACGTGCCAACAGAAAATGGAACCTGACCAGAGAGATTATTGTAACTGAGGTCTAAAGCAACTTGGAGATTTTGAAGACTCCCAACTTCATCTGGTATGTCACCACTAAAGACGTTTCTAGATAGATTGAGCTCATATAGATTTCTCAAATTACCTATTGCATGAGGGATTGGTCCACTAAAATTATTTTGGTCAAGTCTTAGGACATTAAGCGATTCAAGTTCGTCTAAACCATCCGGGAGACTTCCATCAAGAGAATTGTTATTCAAGGAAAGAACTAACAACATAGGTAATTTGAATAGGCCTAACGGGAAAGGCCCAGAAAATTGATTGAATGCAAGATTAACCTTTCCCAACTTAGGCAAATTTCCAAGCCATGCTGGTACTTGACCAACAAGTAGGTTATTGCTTAAATCAATAGAGGCAAGTTTGTTACACAAAGATAGTTCATCTGGTATTGGTCCTATGAGTGAATTTCCTGAGAGATCTAACAAAGATAATTCAGTGATTTTTCCTAATGTCCTCGGAATTTCACCAGAAAACTTGTTACCGCCTAGTCTTAGCCTATTAAGAGAAAAAGAGTTTCCCAAATTTGAAGGAATTTCACCATCAAACACATTACCTGTGacatcaaaagaaagaaaatctcTGGAGCTACACAATGGAGCCAAACTTCCATTCAGCCTATTCTTTGAAAGATTAACTCTTGTCAAATTTGCTACATTCACCATTTGCTGAGGAATACCACCTTCAAGAGAATTGTTGTAAAGCATGAACTGCTTCAAATCTTTAAGGTACCCGAATGTCGCGGGAATTCCACCAGAGAGGTTATTATCAGCCAAATCCAACACACTTAGTTTATGACAATTCCCAAGTGTAGCTGGAATCTCACCAACAAGATCATTTTGCCTAAGATGAAGAAAACTCAATTCCCTTAACCTTCCAATAGTGATTGGAATTCTTCCACCAAAATGGTTACCAAAGAAATCAACCATTTGCAATTCTGAACAATTACCAATCTCCATAGGTATCTccccagaaaactgattttcaTAAAGATACAAAATTTCCAACTTTCCAAGCCTTCCAATCTCTTTAGGCAAAGCACCATGCAACTTGTTATGATACAATGCAAGTAAATGCATGTTACTCAAATTTCCTATGAAAGGTGAAATTGAACCAACCAAACTATTGTTATGAAGCAAAATATTAGTTAAATTCACCAAACCATAAATCTCAAGAGGTATTGTTCCATTGAGATAATTGTTTGATAAATCAATTTGCTTCAATGATTTACATTGACTCAACTCGGATGGAATTTCACCATGAAGTCCACTTCTAGATATTATTAAATGCTCTAAACTTTTTGATTTGTAACATAAAGTTTTTGGAATATTTCCATATAAAGGGTTATCAGAAAGAACTAAGTATTGTAACCTAGACATGTTGGTAAACTCTCTTGGAATTTCTCCACTGAATTTGTTCGTTGACAAGTCAAGATCTACAAGATTACCCAATTGAGATAGAGAAATTGGAATGTGACCCTCAAGTTTGTTTTCCATCACATTGAGATATTCGAGTTTACTCATTTCACCGAGTTGACTCGGTAACTCACCTGTTAAGGTATTTTTTGCAAGACTGAGAATTTCAAGGTTTCTGAGTCGACTCAGTTGACTCGGGATTGTTCCATTGAGTTCGTTTTCAGCTCCAGTGAAGTTGATGAGGCTTGAACAGTTGCCTAACTCGGATGGAATAGAACCGGTTAACTTGTTGTCTTGAATAATAAGATTCTTTAACTCAGTGAGTCGACCGAGTTCACTCGGGATCGAACCGTTGAGTTTGCATGAAGCTAACCCAAGGGTGACAAGTTTAGCAAGATTGCCTAATGAAGAGGGAATTTCACCACTGAGTTGATTATCACCGAGTCGCAAAAATCGGAGATTCACTAACGAGCCAAACTCAGCGGGAATTTGACTCGTCAGTTGGTTGGAGAACAAAAGCAAAGATTCTAGTTTAGTAAGTTTGGAGAGAGAAGGTGGAATGGGACCCACAATATGGTTTGATGAAAGATCAAGGTGAGTTAGGTTTTGTAAAAGACCGATAGAAGGTGAAATTGACCCAGTGAGTTTTGAGTTAGACAAAACGAGTCTAACTATGTCACGACTCACCGAGTCACATGAAATACCTCTCCAAGTACAGTAATCTGTGTTGTTTTCAGACCAAGTACTAAGAACATTTTCAGGGTCTTCTGTAAAAGATGATTTCACCTCCAAAAGCACATTCAAAGTGGTTTTATCATTATCATGACAAAGGACTAGTAGAACACAAGAGAAGAAGCATAAGAGAAAAAGTATTGATACTTTCATTGTTAATGCTATTTTTGGTTTAAGCTAGTTTGAAAAGAATTGTCACAAACGTAGAAAAATATGAACTCTTATGAATATGAATAAAGacaatgaaatttaatttagttGGTTGAAGAGTTTGGAATACGGTAGTAGTTGTTCTTGGATTGTGAGAAGACGCGTGTAGCAGAAAATTGTATTCATTCATAGGGTTGCATGCATTGGGAATATTTACCATACATGGTAGTAATATGGtagtatttttttcaatattttcacatGGCTTGCTGTGGAAATGAAATTATGTGAACGTAAGTTTGTTGATTGGTTAATTTGGTTGAACATGCATTGCATGGCGTTGGAATGACATATGTGTAGAATATTAATGTTTGGTCATTTGAATTTAATGTGGGGAAGAGATGAGGTTGAGTTTTTGAGAAAGTCAAATTAATGTTGAACATAGGAAATAGGAGAAAAAGGAAATGATGCAATAAATATGAGAGAAGTTAGAGGTTTTGATTCTGCCAAAATACACAAGAGTAGTCAGAGATACAGTTTGGTACATGAATGAAGTCATTAGGAAGATATATGAGAGAAGGATGATGTACAGTGGTTGGGTGAACCAATGCTTGATTTTCTTACTCAACAATTTGAACGAGAGGTGACCCCAATGAGAAAGCAAGCagttcattttctatttttaaatctttttgGCATTATGTTACTCTCTTTTTGcctttgatatttttgttaagtatttgaataattaaattcacacgctataaatatttgttccaaattatatgtcgttttacaataccaatgaaaaattaatgttacttttcttattatatccttaactatttattactctctcttctttcaattatttcatttatctttcccatataatttattgaggacaattttgtaaaacaactcataatatctttttcccacacaatattaattacatttcttaatatgtgtgaaatgcccaaaacgtcatacaatttgggacggagggagtagttttaaaactcgacTCGGTCATCGATTCGGCGGGGATATtgggtcaatggtcgaaccactgagtcattagtcgaaccgcatgactgaaccGGAACCACTCGGATGACTCGGTTAAATAACTCAGtccttagattaaatttatatagttatttaaccgGATTAACTCGGTAACTCGGTcactttaaaaactaaaataatgacCCCTTGTGTAAGTATTAAACCGAATTGAATCATATGCTTCTGtctcaaaataaattacatactTAAAAACAATATCatactaaatttaattttcattttataagcCATACAATATCAacctctcaaataaaaaaagtcataaaGTATCaagattgaaaaaaattatcataaaaaaattaatggtatttttaataaaaaaagtttttgttggtatttgtaaaaaaaaaaaaaattgttaaaaatcattgttttgttatttttgttcaCACGAGATTATATTTTGTGAGCATATATATGTTCATGAAACATTAAAATTGGGCCTATGTTTGATAAGCCCATCAGACCACAAACCAAACCTTAGATATCCACCAActtgatcaacatcaacataagAAAGTATGCTTCTTCCTCATCACGACACCAGCCGCCTCAAACAACAACAGTCAACAGtgctattaattttttttctcttcgaTTTATCTGCTTCTTCTTTGCATATTCAATGCAGCTTAATCAAATGACCATATTCCCATTCCATTTACCAGCTTAATCTTTGCATATTCTGCTTTTGATTTCTTCTCTGATATTTCTTgttctcagttttttttttttttttttttttttttaaatttgagtaTTGAACCGGTTTTTACCGGTTTCCGCCGAGTCACACCGGTTTTTACCGGTTTTTAAATCTGAGTATTAAATCCGATTCATCGGTTTTTACCGATTTCCGCCAAGTCACGCCGGTTTACACCGGTTCAATTGCATGGTCGATCCAATAAAAAGACCGAACCGGCCACCGCACCGGTTCAACCGTCCGGTCCGGTTTTTTAAACTAtgataaaaatagagaaaagaagaatttaaggttcaaatttcaatatattcACGAAACTAGTTGCATTTACACGACCACCTCTGATTTTTATTACCGGCTCTATTCCTAATTATACGAAccatttgaaaaaataaaagtaaatggtTACTTTCATTTCCAACTCTGCGTCTCGTTGTTAGAAAGGTCTCTGGCTCAGGATTTAATATAAAATGGTCTTTGacgttaaataattttgttaaccgatgatgatgatgtggcAAAAATTTTATGCTGACAAAGAGTATGAGGCGtcatagggactaaaatgaaagtaCAAAATTGTCGCTTTGGTCCTTGAACAGAAAATCAATATCCCCAAACTTGTTTCAACGAAGTGTTACGCTTCGTCAAGAACTGGTCATCTTCATCAATgaaattgttttgttgttgcGGGAGACTTGTTGTTAGGTCCCTAATTGTTACAGGCTTTCAGGTCTGGTTTGTGGTTGCGGGAGACTTGTTGTTAGGTCCTTGATTGTTTCAAGCTTTCAGGTCTGGTTGTGAATCACATTTTCCCAAATTCTGTATTTGTATATCTTAAATTCCTTCATAATTTCTCCTTTTTAATCTCAATGTTAACTTCAAATtacactattttattttttaagaaatattattaGTTTCAAGAATACATTCAACTAAGCTTCAAATGATTATTTACAAATATTGTCTTAGAATATTTATCTGAGCATGTGCATTTCTGTAGTATGATTGCAAAACGGAAACTTAAGCCAGTGAATTTGGTATTTGTTTTCATATTAGCTATTATAATAATCAGTGATATAACACCAACCATTTTATGTGTATTGTTAGCTAATATTTAGTGTTTGCTGTCACATTTTTAGGCAAGTTGTGTGTTCACGGACCTAACTGATATTAAATATGCACAATTATGAACCTAACATCAGGTCTCCCGCAACCACAGAACAACGTCATTGAGGAAGATGACCTAGTTCTTGAAGAAGAGCAACACTTCGTTGGGACGAGTTTGAGGATATTGATTTTTAATTCAGGGACCATATtgaccattttctactttcactttagtccctgtgacaccTCATACTCCTTGTTAGCATAAAACATTTGTCACATCATCagttaacaaaattatttaacgCTAGAGATTAAAGTGACGATGGAATTGCACATTCAGGGTATACTTTATGTTTAATCCTGAGTCAGGGACCTTCGTGACAGCGAGGTGCAGAGTTTGGGACCAAAGTGACCATTTACTCAAAATATAATTTGCTTTTAAACATAGTTGTCTTTCAAATCACTAGGAACATCTATTTTGTAGAgacactatattttttaatccctgtataaaaaaaaatcaacttcatCCGTCTTATAATAAGTgaatcatttgtaaaaaaaaattgactcatttcattttttaatacaatattaattacttttttccaattataacctCAATTAATACTATTATTACCACaaccaattcaatatattctactttacatttagggttaaatatgtttttagtccctataaatatatcaatttttcgttatagttgtaacaccccgttttcccattatttaaaatttctttaaaagcataacatttatcagagtaagcaccaagcaacgggatatcacatataacgtaatccaacagttaaataataatttaaccaatatcttaaacatttgcagcggaaaatcataaacctaaatcataaacgttttggcacgcaggcccaacaagtatctcaaaagagtttatcaaagcataaattatcatggcagttcacgtaaaagaatgaagcatgttatagcattaaccccatcccgttacgtatcagagcgacctagacgacacagtgaggcaagaccactcacagaagcaactgcacactaagcacgatcacctgcaagttactcatacgaagggcaacattttcaagcagaaggggtgagatttcataataaaataacattaatcaatgtaattgcgaatcataaattaacatcataatcattccattattaactttgcataaatgctaaacagttatcacgtaatcatatatccaatcattataaacaacataacataatcaatgaacacttatcacgtaatcacatattcattcatcatcaacaaggcatcttaatcatgacaatgtgacaatgctcctagactccttatatgcatgtggtaccaatcgtcatcataagtattaatatactttaatcgtgcggaggacaaagctcctataaaacgtgcggaggacaaagctcctaatattcgtggtgaggactaagctcaatgatatgctatgcatggacacatatgaacaaaacatcgtaatcacttatcaacatgcatccaataatttggagctaaacttcatcatataattatgcacttagttaaataacggaagcagcataaacaggtcacataacaagatgatatcattatat
Proteins encoded in this window:
- the LOC25488201 gene encoding LRR receptor-like serine/threonine-protein kinase GSO1, giving the protein MKVSILFLLCFFSCVLLVLCHDNDKTTLNVLLEVKSSFTEDPENVLSTWSENNTDYCTWRGISCDSVSRDIVRLVLSNSKLTGSISPSIGLLQNLTHLDLSSNHIVGPIPPSLSKLTKLESLLLFSNQLTSQIPAEFGSLVNLRFLRLGDNQLSGEIPSSLGNLAKLVTLGLASCKLNGSIPSELGRLTELKNLIIQDNKLTGSIPSELGNCSSLINFTGAENELNGTIPSQLSRLRNLEILSLAKNTLTGELPSQLGEMSKLEYLNVMENKLEGHIPISLSQLGNLVDLDLSTNKFSGEIPREFTNMSRLQYLVLSDNPLYGNIPKTLCYKSKSLEHLIISRSGLHGEIPSELSQCKSLKQIDLSNNYLNGTIPLEIYGLVNLTNILLHNNSLVGSISPFIGNLSNMHLLALYHNKLHGALPKEIGRLGKLEILYLYENQFSGEIPMEIGNCSELQMVDFFGNHFGGRIPITIGRLRELSFLHLRQNDLVGEIPATLGNCHKLSVLDLADNNLSGGIPATFGYLKDLKQFMLYNNSLEGGIPQQMVNVANLTRVNLSKNRLNGSLAPLCSSRDFLSFDVTGNVFDGEIPSNLGNSFSLNRLRLGGNKFSGEIPRTLGKITELSLLDLSGNSLIGPIPDELSLCNKLASIDLSNNLLVGQVPAWLGNLPKLGKVNLAFNQFSGPFPLGLFKLPMLLVLSLNNNSLDGSLPDGLDELESLNVLRLDQNNFSGPIPHAIGNLRNLYELNLSRNVFSGDIPDEVGSLQNLQVALDLSYNNLSGQVPFSVGTLAKLEALDLSHNQLTGEVPSNIGEMISLEKLDISYNNFQGALNKRFSRWPYEAFVGNLHLCGASLGSCGASRNRLSRLSEKSVIIISALSTLAAIALLVLAVKIFLRNRQELLKKGSELECVFSSTSSQVQKRPLFPLSTGGRREYRWQEIMDATNNLSDEFIIGSGGSGTVYRVELPTGETVAVKKISLKDEYLLHKSFIREVKTLGRIKHRHLVKLVGCCSNRHKGNGCNLLIYEFMENGSVWDWLHGNALKLRRSLDWDTRFKIALGLAQGMEYLHHDCVPKIIHRDIKSSNILLDSNMDAHLGDFGLAKAIVENLDSNTESTSCFAGSYGYIAPEFGYSLKATEKSDVYSMGVVLMELVSGKLPTDAAFRGSVDMVRWVEMRINMKGTEREELVDPELKPLLPYEEFAAFQVLEIAIQCTKTTPMKRPSSRQVCDLLLHVSKNKKVEFEKMKMDSYN